The sequence below is a genomic window from Komagataeibacter sp. FNDCR2.
GTTTTGTGCCGGTCATCTGAGCGTTTCAAGCTCGTATCAGGAGACCGACGAGGGCATGAAGCATATGGAAGATTTCAAGCGCAAGGCCGTGAGGATTGCGTTGGGCAGTGGGTGTCAGGCATGCGCGTTGCGGCCGACCTGGGTATCGGCAAATCCACTCCGGGCAAATGGATAGTAGATTATCGTCCGACCGGGCCGGCATCCGCGCCTCAGGCTGATCTGGCGCGCGAGAATGAACGTCTTCGGCATAATAGCCAATCGAAAGGCTGTGCCAGGTTTGACGGGTCTCGGCACGGGGTTACCGGGCCTGGACATCCCGACCGACCTGCCAGCGCCAGCGCACCGACCTGAAGGTGCGGGCGCATATCCGTGAACATTATGCCCTGAGCAACGGTTCCTACGGCCGGCCGCGCATGAGCATGGAACTTAGGGAAGCCGGACTTGATGTCGGGGAACGTCGCGTTGGCCGACTGATGAGGGATAACGGGATCCGAGCCGTGCGCACCCGTCGCCACAAGGTCACGACCGACAGTCACCGTCAGTCTGACATTGTGACCAACCTTCTGGATGGTAATTTCCTTGCCAATGGGCCCAACCGGAAATGGGCGGGAGATATCAGTTATATCCGGACTACCGAAGGCTGGCTCTGCCTGGCTGTCGTCATCGATCTGTTCAGTCGTCGCGTGATCGGGTGGGCCGCAAGCGACCGGATGAAAAGGGATCTGCCCTGGATATGGCAGTGCAACTGCGTAACCCGGCGCCCGGATGCATTTTTCACTCTGATCGTGGCAGCCAATATGGCTCTCATGATTTTCAGAAGAAACTGCTGGTCCACGGACTGCTGGCTTCAATGTCCAAAAAGGGAAACTGTTTTGACAACGCCGCCGACGAAACGTTTTTCAAAAGCCTGAAGGCGGAATGGCCCTGAAGGCAGAACTGGCCAACCCGTCGTCAGGCTACCGTCGCTATCTTCCAGTATATCAATGGGTTCTACAATCCACGTCGACGCCATTCATATCTGGGCAGCAGCCGCCCTCCCGCTTTCGAAGCTGGAGTGGCATAATCACTTCCAGACCGGTATAAAACCGTTACAAGTCCAATCTGCTGATCCACGGGATCCTGCCGGTCATTCCATCACGTAAAGGCCGCAGCGCGCCTCAGAAAACAGACTGGCGGCGTTACAGGGACCGTAACTGCATTGAGCGGATGTTCAGCAAGCTCAAGCAGATGCGCCGTATCGCAACCCGCTACGACAAGACCGCCGTGTCCTTCATGAGCTACCTCAACCTTGTCGCCGTAAGGCTGTGGATCATATCTTTTGTCAACGTGACCTAACATCAACTATTAATCCTGATCTATAAAGCAAAGCTGCCTGTAATGTTTTTTGTGCAACAATTTTAGGATCAAGCAGCGTTGACGGTTCTTCATCTCCAAAGTTCTTTGTTCGCATAGGTGTTTGTGTGCGTTCCGGGCAAATACATTGGACCTTGATTCCGTCTACCTCCCATTCTTCTGCCAGAGCCTGTGAGAAATTAACGATCGCGGCTTTGGTCGATGAATACACGGCATAAAATGCACGACCCCTCGTATACGAGCTGGATGAAAAATTTATCAGGCACCCTTTTGATTGAAGCAGATACGGTCGGGCTGCGGTTGCAACGTTAATCACCCCCAGAT
It includes:
- a CDS encoding transposase yields the protein MPSRKGRSAPQKTDWRRYRDRNCIERMFSKLKQMRRIATRYDKTAVSFMSYLNLVAVRLWIISFVNVT